Proteins encoded within one genomic window of Ottowia sp. SB7-C50:
- a CDS encoding TauD/TfdA dioxygenase family protein: MSTATAQPAAKAPAVLTRGIQVHPVTCAIGAELRNVNLGDASRDAGLADEIRALLVQYGVLFFRDQNIQRSEHVGFARHFGELEDHPVVGSDPDHPGLVLVYRSAQSPAERYENSWHADATWREKPPMACVLRCIERPEVGGDTMWANMRLAYEKLPQHIKDQIAHLRARHSIEASFGAAMPIEKRLALKAQFPDAEHPVVRTHPESGEKILFVNGFTTHFTNFHTAAHVRYGQDYSPGASSLLAYLISQAQIPEYQVRWRWQPNDVAMWDNRSVQHYAVMDYPPCTRKMERAAIMGDAPF, from the coding sequence ATGAGCACCGCCACTGCCCAACCGGCTGCAAAGGCACCCGCCGTATTGACGCGCGGCATTCAGGTCCACCCTGTCACATGCGCCATTGGCGCCGAATTGCGCAACGTGAACCTGGGCGACGCTTCGCGCGACGCAGGCCTGGCCGACGAGATCCGTGCGCTGCTGGTGCAATACGGCGTGCTGTTCTTCCGCGACCAGAACATCCAGCGGTCCGAGCACGTCGGCTTTGCGCGCCACTTCGGCGAACTGGAGGATCACCCCGTGGTGGGCAGTGACCCCGACCACCCTGGCCTCGTGCTCGTCTACCGCAGCGCGCAAAGCCCGGCCGAGCGCTATGAAAACAGCTGGCATGCCGATGCCACCTGGCGCGAAAAGCCGCCCATGGCGTGTGTGCTGCGCTGCATCGAGCGCCCGGAAGTGGGCGGCGACACGATGTGGGCCAACATGCGCCTGGCTTACGAAAAGCTGCCGCAGCACATCAAGGACCAGATCGCCCACCTGCGCGCGCGCCACAGCATCGAAGCCAGCTTTGGCGCGGCGATGCCGATCGAGAAGCGCCTGGCGCTGAAGGCGCAATTCCCCGACGCCGAGCACCCGGTGGTGCGCACGCACCCGGAATCCGGCGAAAAAATCCTTTTCGTCAACGGTTTCACCACGCATTTCACGAACTTCCACACCGCAGCCCACGTGCGCTACGGCCAGGACTACAGCCCCGGTGCGTCCAGCCTGCTCGCCTACCTGATCAGCCAGGCGCAGATTCCCGAATACCAGGTGCGCTGGCGCTGGCAGCCGAACGACGTGGCCATGTGGGACAACCGTTCGGTGCAGCACTACGCCGTCATGGACTACCCACCCTGCACCCGCAAGATGGAGCGCGCCGCCATCATGGGCGACGCCCCGTTCTGA
- a CDS encoding 3-keto-5-aminohexanoate cleavage protein: MNFLDGALYPENQQPLIITAAPYAPAWVPSDFPEDIPVTMEEQIQKAVDCYNAGATVLHLHVRELDGKGSKRLSMFNELIAGVRKAVPEMIIQVGGSISFAPETEGAAAKWLSDDTRHMLAELEPKPDQVTVTINTSQMNVVEHWEDADIKGTSMEDPEVYHAYKEMTVPAQPGWAEEHIRRLNAAGIQSAFQCYNINSFESVERLMRRGIYKGPLVMNWVAIGGGMDAPNIYNLANFVRATPDGAVLTVESSMRNVLPINMMGIAMGLHVRCGIEDNLWNQSRTERMSTVEQIEQLVRISREFGRPIATAKQAREICRIGVFYDTVEESLLANGFAPNRNGGQQGFLRKAA, translated from the coding sequence ATGAACTTTCTCGACGGTGCCCTTTACCCCGAAAACCAGCAACCCCTGATCATCACCGCCGCGCCCTACGCGCCGGCCTGGGTGCCCTCCGATTTTCCCGAAGACATTCCGGTCACGATGGAGGAGCAGATCCAGAAAGCCGTGGACTGCTACAACGCCGGCGCCACCGTGCTGCACCTGCACGTGCGCGAGCTGGACGGCAAGGGCAGCAAGCGCCTGTCCATGTTCAACGAACTGATCGCCGGCGTGCGCAAGGCGGTGCCCGAGATGATCATCCAGGTCGGCGGCTCGATCAGCTTCGCACCGGAGACCGAAGGCGCGGCCGCCAAATGGCTGAGCGACGACACGCGCCACATGCTGGCCGAACTGGAGCCCAAGCCCGACCAGGTCACGGTCACCATCAACACCTCGCAGATGAACGTGGTCGAGCATTGGGAAGACGCGGACATCAAGGGCACGTCGATGGAAGACCCCGAGGTCTACCACGCCTACAAGGAAATGACGGTGCCGGCGCAACCGGGCTGGGCCGAGGAGCACATCCGCAGGCTCAATGCGGCAGGCATCCAGAGTGCCTTCCAGTGCTACAACATCAATAGCTTCGAGTCGGTCGAGCGCCTGATGCGGCGCGGCATCTACAAGGGGCCGCTGGTGATGAACTGGGTGGCCATCGGCGGCGGCATGGACGCGCCCAACATCTACAACCTGGCCAACTTCGTGCGCGCCACGCCCGACGGCGCCGTGCTGACGGTGGAAAGCTCGATGCGCAACGTGCTGCCGATTAACATGATGGGCATCGCCATGGGCTTGCACGTGCGCTGCGGCATTGAAGACAACCTGTGGAACCAGTCGCGCACCGAGCGCATGAGCACCGTCGAGCAGATCGAGCAGCTGGTCCGTATCTCGCGCGAGTTCGGCCGCCCCATCGCCACCGCCAAGCAGGCGCGCGAGATCTGCCGCATCGGCGTCTTCTACGACACGGTCGAGGAGTCCCTGCTGGCCAACGGCTTCGCGCCCAACCGCAACGGCGGTCAGCAAGGTTTTCTGCGCAAGGCGGCTTGA